Proteins from a genomic interval of Deltaproteobacteria bacterium HGW-Deltaproteobacteria-18:
- a CDS encoding pyridoxal 5'-phosphate synthase lyase subunit PdxS yields the protein MKPNEGNDDKTLLNTGLARMFKGGVIMDVVNADQARIAEEAGACAVMALERVPSDIRACGGVARMSDPGMIREIMAAVSIPVMAKCRIGHFMEARILEAVGVDYIDESEVLTPADEEFHIDKNAFKVPFVCGCRNLGEALRRIAEGAAMIRTKGEAGTGDVVEAVRHARTVQSQIRLVREMPSEELATYAKNIGASLELLREVRKQGQLPVVNFAAGGVATPADAALMMQLGMDGVFVGSGIFKSGDPARRARAIVQAVTHFDDPSILAQVSENLGEAMSGIAVRSLDAAEQFAGRGW from the coding sequence ATGAAACCAAATGAAGGCAACGACGACAAGACTCTGCTGAACACGGGTCTGGCCCGCATGTTCAAGGGCGGGGTGATCATGGACGTGGTCAACGCTGATCAGGCCCGCATCGCCGAAGAGGCCGGGGCCTGCGCGGTCATGGCCCTGGAGCGGGTTCCATCCGATATACGGGCCTGCGGCGGCGTGGCCCGCATGTCCGACCCGGGCATGATCCGGGAGATCATGGCTGCGGTTTCCATACCGGTCATGGCCAAGTGCCGCATCGGACATTTCATGGAGGCCCGCATTCTTGAAGCCGTGGGCGTGGACTACATCGACGAGAGCGAGGTCCTGACTCCGGCGGACGAGGAATTTCACATCGACAAGAACGCATTCAAAGTGCCGTTTGTCTGTGGTTGCCGCAATCTGGGCGAAGCCCTGCGCCGCATTGCCGAGGGCGCAGCCATGATCCGCACCAAGGGCGAGGCAGGCACCGGGGACGTGGTCGAGGCCGTACGCCATGCCCGGACCGTGCAGAGCCAGATCAGGCTGGTGCGCGAAATGCCCTCCGAGGAGTTGGCCACATATGCCAAAAATATCGGGGCGTCCCTGGAGCTTCTGCGAGAGGTGCGCAAGCAGGGACAGCTGCCGGTGGTCAATTTCGCGGCCGGCGGCGTGGCTACTCCGGCCGATGCAGCGCTCATGATGCAACTGGGCATGGATGGGGTTTTCGTGGGTTCGGGGATTTTCAAGAGTGGAGATCCGGCCAGAAGAGCGCGCGCCATCGTGCAGGCGGTGACTCATTTCGATGATCCGTCCATTCTGGCCCAGGTCAGCGAAAATCTTGGCGAGGCCATGTCCGGCATCGCGGTTCGTTCCCTTGACGCAGCAGAGCAGTTCGCGGGCCGGGGCTGGTAA
- a CDS encoding pyridoxal 5'-phosphate synthase glutaminase subunit PdxT, translated as MRVGILALQGAFAEHVEMLGSLGVHAELVRSCAQLEGLDGLILPGGESTAMRRLAGLSGLDAALRDFGAARPVWGICAGLILLAARVEGEAPFLGLMDMGVARNAYGRQQESFVSSLSVEGLSESAPFPGVFIRAPQVLETGPGVKVLAFRGEAPVAFRQGHLMATAFHPELTGDGRVHACFLDLCAYPARRTLAG; from the coding sequence ATGCGCGTAGGCATCCTGGCCCTGCAGGGCGCTTTTGCCGAGCATGTCGAAATGCTTGGTTCACTTGGGGTGCATGCCGAGCTGGTCCGTTCTTGCGCGCAGCTTGAGGGACTGGACGGACTCATCCTGCCCGGCGGCGAGAGCACAGCCATGCGGCGTCTGGCAGGACTGTCCGGGCTTGATGCCGCCTTGCGCGATTTCGGGGCGGCCCGTCCGGTCTGGGGCATCTGCGCGGGACTCATTCTGCTGGCGGCCAGGGTCGAGGGCGAGGCGCCTTTTCTTGGACTTATGGACATGGGGGTCGCGCGCAATGCCTACGGCCGTCAGCAGGAAAGTTTCGTGTCAAGCCTGAGCGTAGAGGGGCTCTCGGAGTCCGCCCCCTTTCCGGGCGTCTTCATCCGCGCTCCGCAGGTGCTCGAAACGGGTCCGGGGGTGAAGGTCCTGGCCTTTCGGGGAGAGGCCCCGGTGGCCTTCCGTCAGGGGCATCTCATGGCCACGGCCTTTCATCCGGAGTTGACCGGGGACGGGCGCGTGCATGCCTGTTTCCTGGATTTGTGCGCTTATCCGGCACGGCGAACCCTGGCCGGATAA